The nucleotide window CACTGGAGACCGACGGGGTGATCGAGACCCGCGGCCGCAACGGCAGCTTCATCGCGGCGGCCGGCGAGGCCGCCGACAAGGAGGCCGCCGCGGCCGCCGAGACCTATGCCCGCCGCGCCCGGCGCCTTGGCCTGGACCACCGCGCCGCCCTCGCCGCCGTCGACAACGCCCTGCGCGCCACCTACGGCACCGACGCCTGACACCGGCGCCTGACCCGCCCGTACCCCCACCGCCGCCCGAAAGGATCCGCATGCCCAGCCGGCACGCGCTCATACGCCGCCCCGGCCCCCGCCTCGCCGAGGGCCTCGTCACCCATATCGACCGCCAGCCGGTCGACCCCGCGCTCGCCCTGCGCCAGTGGGAGTCCTACGTCCAGGCGCTGCGCGACCACGGCTGGCAGAC belongs to Streptomyces sp. NBC_01454 and includes:
- a CDS encoding GntR family transcriptional regulator; amino-acid sequence: MSPQPLSLTIDPAASAAPFEQVRTQIADQARDGGLPVGYKLPTVRGLAEDLGLAANTVAKAYRALETDGVIETRGRNGSFIAAAGEAADKEAAAAAETYARRARRLGLDHRAALAAVDNALRATYGTDA